The following coding sequences lie in one Streptomyces venezuelae genomic window:
- a CDS encoding ABC transporter ATP-binding protein: MIRFEHVTKRYADGTTAVDDLSFEVAEGELVTLVGPSGCGKTTTMKMVNRLIEPSEGRIFVDGDDISGIDPVQLRRRIGYVIQQVGLFPHKTVLENTATVPHLLGVKRGKARERAAELLDLVGLDPTVFGDRYPEQLSGGQRQRVGVARALAADPPVLLMDEPFGAVDPVVREHLQNEFLRLQQAVRKTVLFVTHDIEEAVRLGDRIAVYGEGRIEQFDTPSTVLGAPANDYVADFVGADRGLKRLSVTPIEEGDLEQPPVVHLDDALPKELDARWAVVLDGENNLHGWISAEHARAESGTVREHARRMEAWLPVGASLKQAFATMLQHDAGWIAVIDKDSEGRFLGVLTPARLHEALRRSTAADARDIARAEVELETVTAIKG; the protein is encoded by the coding sequence ATGATCCGGTTCGAGCACGTCACCAAGCGGTACGCGGACGGCACCACGGCCGTCGACGATCTGTCCTTCGAGGTCGCTGAGGGCGAACTGGTCACGCTCGTGGGCCCGTCGGGCTGCGGCAAGACGACGACGATGAAAATGGTGAACCGGCTCATCGAGCCGAGCGAGGGCCGGATATTCGTCGACGGCGACGACATATCCGGAATCGATCCCGTGCAACTGCGGCGCCGTATCGGCTATGTGATCCAGCAGGTCGGTCTCTTCCCGCACAAGACGGTCCTCGAGAACACGGCGACCGTCCCGCACCTCCTCGGCGTCAAACGCGGCAAGGCCCGCGAGCGCGCCGCCGAACTCCTCGACCTGGTCGGCCTCGACCCCACAGTCTTCGGCGACCGCTACCCCGAACAGCTCTCGGGCGGCCAGCGCCAACGCGTCGGCGTGGCCCGCGCGCTGGCCGCCGATCCGCCGGTGCTGCTCATGGACGAGCCCTTCGGCGCGGTCGACCCGGTCGTCCGCGAGCACCTGCAGAACGAGTTCCTCCGGCTCCAGCAGGCGGTGCGCAAGACGGTGCTCTTCGTCACGCACGACATCGAGGAGGCGGTCCGCCTCGGGGATCGCATCGCGGTCTACGGAGAGGGCCGCATCGAGCAGTTCGACACTCCGTCGACGGTCCTCGGGGCGCCCGCGAACGACTACGTAGCGGACTTCGTCGGCGCGGACCGGGGCCTGAAGCGGCTCTCCGTGACACCGATCGAGGAGGGCGACCTGGAACAGCCGCCCGTGGTGCACCTCGACGACGCGCTCCCCAAGGAGCTCGACGCGCGCTGGGCCGTCGTCCTGGACGGCGAGAACAACCTGCACGGCTGGATCTCCGCCGAGCACGCGCGCGCGGAGAGCGGCACGGTCCGCGAGCACGCCCGCCGCATGGAGGCGTGGCTGCCGGTCGGCGCGAGCCTGAAGCAGGCGTTCGCGACGATGCTCCAGCACGACGCGGGCTGGATCGCGGTCATCGACAAGGACAGCGAGGGCCGCTTCCTGGGCGTGCTGACACCGGCCCGGCTGCACGAGGCGCTGCGCCGCTCGACGGCGGCGGACGCGCGGGACATCGCCCGCGCGGAGGTCGAGTTGGAGACGGTGACGGCGATCAAGGGCTGA
- a CDS encoding sensor histidine kinase: MQRLYDFLRRHPTWVDGFWAFVLLGISGIGLVSMAEGAGREPQALSIPIALGFALVMTLRRRATEKMLVLAAVLGFLQLVFDVGTMPANFAMLVIVYTAAADGARWASRFALVGGLCAAPLSMMRWPTENTDTVGLVLLTMFQIVPFALAWVLGDSIRTRRAYFAQLEERADRLEKEREAQAKVAVAAERARIARELHDVVAHNVSVMVVQADGAAYVMDTAPDQAKKALETISGTGRQALAEMRRLLGVLRTGEPEESGEYVPQPDVEQLDDLIEQVRTAGLPVDYKVEGTPRPLPSGVELTAYRIVQEALTNTRKHGGENAGASVRLVYFDDGLGLLVEDDGKGAPHELYEDGGADGSGHGLIGMRERVGMVGGTLDAGPRPGGGFRISALLPLKPAH; encoded by the coding sequence GTGCAGCGCCTCTATGACTTCCTCCGCAGACACCCGACATGGGTCGACGGCTTCTGGGCCTTCGTCCTGCTCGGGATCTCCGGGATCGGTCTGGTGTCCATGGCCGAGGGGGCAGGGCGCGAGCCGCAGGCCCTGTCGATCCCCATCGCCCTCGGGTTCGCCCTGGTGATGACGCTGCGCCGCCGCGCCACCGAGAAGATGCTGGTGCTCGCCGCGGTCCTCGGTTTCCTCCAGCTCGTCTTCGACGTGGGGACGATGCCCGCGAACTTCGCGATGCTGGTGATCGTCTACACCGCGGCGGCCGACGGAGCGCGCTGGGCCTCGCGGTTCGCGCTGGTCGGCGGGTTGTGCGCGGCCCCGCTGTCGATGATGCGCTGGCCCACGGAGAACACCGACACCGTCGGGCTCGTCCTGCTCACGATGTTCCAGATCGTGCCCTTCGCGCTCGCCTGGGTCCTCGGCGACTCCATCCGCACCCGCCGCGCCTACTTCGCACAGCTGGAGGAGCGCGCCGACCGCCTGGAGAAGGAGCGCGAGGCGCAGGCGAAGGTCGCGGTGGCGGCCGAGCGGGCCCGGATCGCCCGCGAGCTGCACGACGTCGTGGCGCACAACGTCTCCGTGATGGTGGTCCAGGCCGACGGCGCCGCGTACGTCATGGACACCGCCCCCGACCAGGCGAAGAAGGCCCTGGAGACCATCTCGGGCACCGGCCGCCAGGCGCTCGCGGAGATGCGCAGGCTGCTCGGGGTGCTGCGCACCGGGGAGCCCGAGGAGAGCGGCGAGTACGTCCCGCAGCCGGACGTCGAGCAGCTCGACGACCTCATCGAGCAGGTCCGTACGGCGGGCCTGCCCGTCGACTACAAGGTGGAGGGCACCCCGCGCCCCCTGCCCAGCGGCGTCGAGCTCACCGCGTACCGCATCGTGCAGGAGGCCCTCACCAACACCCGCAAGCACGGCGGTGAGAACGCCGGGGCGAGCGTGCGTCTGGTCTACTTCGACGACGGCCTCGGGCTGCTGGTCGAGGACGACGGCAAGGGCGCCCCGCACGAGCTGTACGAGGACGGCGGGGCCGACGGCAGCGGGCACGGCCTGATCGGCATGCGCGAGCGGGTCGGCATGGTCGGCGGCACGCTCGACGCGGGGCCCCGTCCCGGCGGCGGGTTCCGGATCAGTGCGCTGCTGCCGCTGAAACCCGCACACTGA
- a CDS encoding ABC transporter permease: MNAITGAWEWLTTGANWEGEKGVWHRLAEHLYFSGVCLAVACAIALPLALYLGHMGKGGALAVNISNVGRAVPTLALLILLTLTPLGEHGDAPTLIALVLFAVPPLLTNAYLGMREVDRAVVEAARGMGMSGGQLFARVELPLAYPLIMTGIRSAGVQVVATATLAAMAGEGGLGRIITAGFNLQNTPQVVAGAVLVALLALLVEGVLVVAGRLFDPMRR; the protein is encoded by the coding sequence ATGAACGCGATCACGGGGGCGTGGGAGTGGCTGACCACGGGCGCCAACTGGGAGGGCGAGAAGGGCGTCTGGCACCGCCTCGCCGAGCATCTGTACTTCAGCGGGGTCTGCCTCGCCGTCGCCTGCGCGATCGCGCTGCCCCTGGCGCTGTACCTGGGGCACATGGGCAAGGGCGGCGCGCTCGCCGTCAACATCTCCAACGTCGGCCGCGCGGTGCCCACGCTGGCCCTGCTGATTCTCCTCACGCTCACGCCCCTCGGTGAGCACGGTGACGCGCCGACGCTGATCGCGCTGGTGCTCTTCGCCGTCCCGCCGCTGCTGACCAACGCCTACCTCGGCATGCGGGAGGTGGACCGCGCGGTGGTGGAGGCCGCACGCGGGATGGGGATGAGCGGCGGCCAGCTGTTCGCGCGGGTCGAACTGCCGCTGGCGTACCCGCTGATCATGACCGGCATACGGTCCGCGGGGGTGCAGGTCGTCGCGACGGCCACGCTCGCCGCGATGGCGGGCGAAGGCGGTCTCGGCCGGATCATCACGGCCGGGTTCAACCTGCAGAACACCCCGCAAGTGGTCGCGGGCGCCGTCCTGGTGGCGCTGCTCGCGCTCCTCGTGGAGGGGGTCCTGGTGGTGGCCGGGCGGCTCTTCGACCCCATGCGGCGGTAG
- a CDS encoding alpha/beta hydrolase, producing the protein MGLTSNKVLALAVLLAVLFFVGTIWLWPRLARRSWKAVTGRVGLLLATQVAVFASVGLAANQAFGFYATWADLFGQETAPGVVVDHDPAKGAGPVKVVDTQTVNVPGGGRPSVGGQIQKVEIGGQESDIGSPAYVYLPPEYFQPQYRDRKFPASVVLTGYPGTAEALIKGLHYPQTAHKQAADGKMQPMILVMMRPTVAPPRDTECVDVPGGPQTETFFAKDLPRAISDHYRVGRKGQNWGVIGDSTGGYCALKLAMHHPGTYGAGAGLSAYYKAPIDVTTGDLFHGDKELQQHADLDWYLDHMPPPKTSLLVTTSKKGEGNYHDTLKFIDKVKAPTRVSSITLESGGHNFNTWRREIPATLEWISGRLSAD; encoded by the coding sequence ATGGGTCTCACGAGCAACAAGGTCCTCGCCCTTGCGGTCTTGCTGGCGGTGCTGTTCTTCGTCGGCACGATCTGGCTCTGGCCGCGGCTCGCCCGCCGCAGCTGGAAGGCGGTGACGGGCCGTGTCGGGCTGCTCCTCGCCACGCAGGTCGCGGTCTTCGCCTCGGTGGGTCTGGCGGCCAACCAGGCCTTCGGCTTCTACGCCACGTGGGCGGACCTTTTCGGCCAGGAGACGGCTCCCGGAGTGGTGGTGGACCACGATCCGGCCAAAGGAGCAGGGCCCGTCAAGGTCGTCGACACCCAGACCGTGAACGTGCCGGGCGGCGGCCGGCCCTCCGTCGGAGGCCAGATCCAGAAGGTCGAGATCGGCGGACAGGAGTCCGACATAGGCAGCCCCGCCTACGTCTACCTGCCGCCCGAGTACTTCCAGCCGCAGTACAGGGACCGCAAGTTCCCCGCGTCCGTGGTGCTCACCGGCTACCCGGGCACCGCGGAGGCCCTCATCAAGGGCCTGCACTACCCGCAGACCGCCCACAAGCAGGCGGCCGACGGCAAGATGCAGCCGATGATCCTCGTCATGATGCGGCCGACCGTGGCGCCGCCGCGCGACACCGAGTGCGTCGACGTGCCGGGCGGACCGCAGACCGAGACGTTCTTCGCCAAGGACCTGCCCCGGGCGATATCCGACCACTACAGGGTGGGCCGCAAAGGACAGAACTGGGGCGTCATCGGCGACTCCACGGGCGGCTACTGCGCGCTGAAGCTCGCCATGCACCATCCGGGCACGTACGGCGCGGGAGCGGGCCTGTCCGCGTACTACAAGGCACCCATCGACGTCACCACGGGTGACCTCTTCCACGGCGACAAGGAGCTGCAGCAGCACGCCGACCTGGACTGGTACCTGGACCACATGCCGCCGCCCAAGACGTCCCTCCTGGTGACCACCAGCAAGAAGGGCGAGGGCAACTACCACGACACCCTGAAGTTCATCGACAAGGTGAAGGCGCCCACGCGCGTCTCGTCGATCACGCTCGAGAGCGGCGGGCACAACTTCAACACCTGGCGCCGGGAGATCCCCGCGACGCTGGAGTGGATCAGCGGTCGGCTGAGCGCCGACTAG
- a CDS encoding ABC transporter substrate-binding protein gives MNSTTRRARRMAGAAAAVVALTAGLAACGGDSLEDDGKGSDKAGGDKKGSIVVGSARFTEQKVLAELYVGVLEKAGYDAQVKTVQNREIYKPELKKGSIDVAPEYAATLAEFLNLEKNGPKAEAVASSDLDATVSALEKLAEPEGLKVLPAGEAVDQNAFAVSKEYAKEHKLKTLSDLGRSGEKVKIAAGDECESRPFCAPGLKKKYGIDVTGIDPKGVGTTQSKQAVKNGTDQLVLTTTTDATLKNYDLVILEDDKKLQNADNILPVVNAKEAGGKEIAEALGKLTKTLTTDDLIELNRKVDEERQKEADVAEEYLKSKGLI, from the coding sequence ATGAACAGCACAACGCGTCGCGCGCGACGGATGGCAGGGGCGGCCGCGGCCGTCGTGGCGCTGACCGCGGGTCTCGCCGCGTGTGGCGGGGACAGCCTGGAGGACGACGGCAAGGGGTCGGACAAGGCGGGCGGTGACAAGAAGGGCTCAATCGTGGTGGGTTCGGCGCGGTTCACCGAACAGAAGGTGCTCGCCGAGCTCTACGTGGGTGTCCTGGAGAAGGCCGGTTATGACGCGCAGGTCAAGACCGTGCAGAACCGCGAGATCTACAAGCCCGAACTGAAGAAGGGCTCGATCGACGTCGCTCCTGAATACGCGGCGACGCTCGCGGAATTCCTCAACCTGGAGAAGAACGGCCCGAAGGCCGAAGCGGTTGCCTCCAGCGATCTGGACGCCACGGTGAGCGCGCTGGAGAAGCTCGCGGAGCCCGAGGGCCTGAAGGTGCTTCCGGCCGGTGAGGCGGTCGACCAGAACGCGTTCGCGGTCTCCAAGGAATACGCGAAGGAGCACAAGCTCAAGACGCTCTCGGATCTCGGCAGGTCGGGGGAGAAGGTCAAGATCGCGGCGGGCGACGAATGCGAGTCCCGCCCGTTCTGCGCGCCGGGTCTGAAGAAAAAGTACGGCATCGACGTCACCGGGATCGACCCCAAGGGTGTCGGCACCACGCAGTCCAAGCAGGCCGTCAAGAACGGCACGGACCAACTGGTGCTGACCACGACGACCGACGCGACGCTGAAGAACTACGACCTCGTCATCCTCGAGGACGACAAGAAGCTGCAGAACGCGGACAACATCCTTCCCGTGGTGAACGCGAAGGAGGCGGGCGGCAAGGAGATAGCCGAGGCCCTCGGCAAGCTCACCAAGACGCTCACGACGGACGACCTCATCGAACTCAACCGGAAGGTCGACGAGGAGCGTCAGAAGGAAGCGGATGTCGCCGAGGAGTATCTGAAGTCGAAGGGCCTCATCTGA
- a CDS encoding ABC transporter permease, with protein MAEQNCLVTNDWICGEYLRSRSQELIDATLQHVGITVASVAIGVAVALPLALLARRFRFLAGPILGVTTVLYSVPSLAMFSLLLPFFGLSVSLVVTGLVLYSLTVLVRNILAGLQAVPEEARDAAKGMGYGPLRLLWEVELPLALPALLAGVRITTVSTVALTTVGAIVDYGGLGTLILDGLDTTFKAQVLTASVLCVLLAVTADLLLLGLQRLLTPWTRAHRTRTSRASRKAAVTKVAEPA; from the coding sequence GTGGCCGAGCAGAACTGTCTGGTGACGAACGACTGGATCTGCGGGGAATATCTCCGCTCCCGGAGCCAGGAGTTGATCGACGCGACCCTGCAGCACGTCGGGATCACCGTCGCCTCCGTGGCGATCGGGGTCGCCGTCGCCCTGCCGCTCGCGCTGCTCGCACGGCGCTTCCGCTTCCTCGCGGGACCGATCCTCGGCGTGACGACCGTGCTCTACTCGGTCCCTTCGCTCGCGATGTTCTCGCTGCTCCTGCCCTTCTTCGGGCTCTCCGTCTCGCTGGTCGTCACCGGCCTCGTCCTGTACTCGCTGACGGTCCTGGTGCGGAACATCCTGGCCGGTCTCCAGGCCGTCCCCGAGGAGGCGAGGGACGCCGCGAAGGGCATGGGGTACGGCCCGTTGAGGCTGTTGTGGGAGGTGGAGCTGCCGCTCGCGCTGCCCGCGCTCCTCGCCGGCGTGCGCATCACCACGGTCTCCACGGTCGCCCTGACCACCGTCGGCGCGATCGTGGACTACGGCGGCCTGGGCACCCTCATCCTCGACGGCCTCGACACGACCTTCAAGGCGCAGGTCCTGACCGCCTCGGTGCTCTGCGTGCTCCTCGCCGTCACCGCCGACCTGCTGCTGCTCGGGCTCCAGCGGCTGCTGACGCCGTGGACGCGAGCCCATCGCACACGGACGAGCCGGGCGTCCCGCAAGGCGGCCGTGACGAAGGTGGCTGAGCCCGCATGA
- a CDS encoding response regulator transcription factor yields MSIRVMLVDDQVLLRTGFRMVLAAQPDMDVVAEAGDGVEALEVLRGTEVDVVLMDVRMPKLDGVETTRRICQDANPPKVLILTTFDLDEYAFSGLKAGASGFMLKDVPPGELLAAIRSVHSGDAVVAPSTTRRLLDRFAPMLPNAGGQPQHKHLERLTDREREVMILVAQGLSNGEIAARLVLSEATVKTHVGRILTKLDLRDRVQVVVLAYETGLVRAGGAS; encoded by the coding sequence ATGTCGATCCGCGTGATGCTCGTCGACGACCAGGTGCTGCTGCGCACCGGGTTCCGGATGGTGCTCGCCGCCCAGCCGGACATGGATGTCGTCGCGGAGGCGGGCGACGGCGTGGAGGCGCTGGAGGTGCTGCGCGGGACCGAGGTCGACGTGGTGCTGATGGACGTCCGCATGCCGAAGCTCGACGGCGTGGAGACGACCCGGCGCATCTGCCAGGACGCCAACCCGCCGAAGGTCCTGATCCTGACCACGTTCGACCTCGACGAGTACGCCTTCTCGGGGCTGAAGGCCGGCGCGTCCGGCTTCATGCTCAAGGACGTGCCCCCGGGGGAGCTGCTCGCCGCGATCCGGTCCGTGCACAGCGGTGACGCGGTGGTCGCGCCGTCCACGACGAGGCGGCTCCTGGACCGCTTCGCGCCGATGCTGCCGAACGCCGGCGGGCAGCCGCAGCACAAGCACCTGGAGCGCCTCACGGACCGCGAGCGCGAGGTCATGATCCTGGTCGCGCAGGGCCTGTCGAACGGCGAGATCGCGGCGCGGCTCGTCCTGTCGGAGGCGACCGTGAAGACGCACGTCGGACGCATCCTGACCAAGCTGGACCTGCGGGACCGGGTGCAGGTGGTGGTCCTCGCGTACGAGACGGGGCTCGTGCGGGCCGGGGGCGCTTCCTAG
- a CDS encoding SAM-dependent methyltransferase: MTNDKEVLRTTAPRGWREATETALYGPQGFYRRPEGPAGHFRTSVHASPLYAGAVARLLTRLDTALGHPHEMAFVDMGAGRGELTAAVLAALPPDVAARVRAYAVELAERPADLDPRIEWRSTPPAGVTGLLFANEWLDNVPVDVVEVAADGVPRRVLVDEEGSETPGDPVAGPDAEWLARWWPLDAEPGLRAEIGRPRDEAWAAATATLTRGLAVAVDYAHTRDTRPPFGTLTGFREGRETAPVPDGSRDITAHVALDACAADGAALLTQRAALGALGVSGGRPPLTLASTDPTAYVRALTRAGEAAELTAPGGLGDFGWLLQPVDVALSALLVDVADHEEQ; this comes from the coding sequence GTGACGAACGACAAGGAAGTGCTACGGACGACCGCGCCGCGCGGCTGGCGCGAGGCCACGGAGACGGCTCTGTACGGCCCTCAGGGCTTCTATCGCCGCCCCGAGGGCCCGGCGGGCCACTTCCGCACGTCCGTGCACGCCTCGCCCCTCTACGCGGGCGCCGTGGCCCGTCTGCTGACCCGCCTGGACACGGCACTCGGTCACCCGCACGAGATGGCCTTCGTGGACATGGGGGCGGGCCGCGGCGAGCTCACCGCGGCCGTCCTCGCCGCGCTCCCCCCGGATGTGGCGGCACGCGTGCGTGCGTACGCCGTGGAGCTCGCGGAGCGCCCGGCGGACCTCGACCCGCGCATCGAGTGGCGGAGCACTCCGCCGGCCGGAGTCACGGGCCTGCTGTTCGCCAACGAGTGGCTGGACAACGTCCCCGTGGACGTCGTCGAGGTGGCCGCCGACGGCGTGCCGCGCCGCGTGCTCGTGGACGAGGAGGGCAGCGAGACGCCGGGCGACCCCGTGGCGGGGCCGGACGCGGAGTGGCTGGCGCGCTGGTGGCCCCTCGACGCCGAGCCCGGCCTGCGCGCGGAGATCGGGCGCCCCAGGGACGAGGCGTGGGCGGCCGCCACCGCGACCCTGACGCGCGGCCTCGCGGTCGCCGTCGACTACGCCCACACCCGGGACACCCGGCCGCCCTTCGGGACGCTGACGGGCTTCAGGGAGGGCCGCGAGACGGCCCCCGTGCCCGACGGCAGCCGCGACATCACGGCACATGTGGCGCTGGACGCCTGCGCGGCGGACGGCGCCGCGCTGCTCACCCAGCGGGCGGCGCTCGGCGCGCTGGGCGTGAGCGGCGGCCGTCCGCCCCTGACGCTCGCCTCCACCGACCCGACGGCGTACGTACGGGCCCTCACGCGCGCGGGAGAGGCCGCCGAGCTCACCGCGCCCGGCGGACTCGGCGACTTCGGCTGGCTGCTGCAGCCTGTCGATGTCGCCCTGAGCGCCCTACTTGTCGATGTCGCCGACCACGAAGAACAGTGA
- a CDS encoding PH domain-containing protein, translating to MNTGTAGPEPARERTEPVWTGLPRGLLRLRRLLLVVWLVPLAAAVGIPLGLFVGPAWAAFALVPLAVVAWGWPVLGRNWRSWRYAERADDLLISRGVLWREETVVPYGRMQLVEVTSGPVERRFGLASVQLHTAAAATDARIPGLLPEEAERLRDRLTELGEARSAGL from the coding sequence ATGAACACGGGGACAGCGGGGCCGGAACCGGCACGGGAGCGGACCGAGCCGGTGTGGACGGGACTGCCGAGGGGGCTGCTGCGACTGCGGCGGCTCCTGCTGGTGGTCTGGCTCGTGCCGCTCGCGGCGGCCGTCGGGATCCCCCTCGGCCTGTTCGTGGGGCCTGCGTGGGCCGCGTTCGCGCTGGTGCCGCTCGCCGTCGTCGCCTGGGGCTGGCCGGTGCTCGGCCGCAACTGGCGCTCGTGGCGGTACGCGGAGCGGGCCGACGACCTGCTCATCAGCCGGGGCGTGCTGTGGCGCGAGGAGACGGTCGTGCCGTACGGCCGGATGCAGCTCGTCGAGGTGACGTCGGGACCCGTGGAGCGCCGCTTCGGACTCGCGAGCGTCCAACTGCACACCGCGGCGGCGGCCACCGACGCACGTATCCCGGGCCTGCTTCCCGAGGAGGCGGAGCGGTTGCGCGACCGGCTGACCGAGCTCGGCGAAGCCCGATCGGCGGGGCTGTGA
- a CDS encoding NADH-quinone oxidoreductase subunit D, whose translation MSPTTETTTETTLGVGGAAESTDMVLNIGPQHPSTHGVLRLRLVLDGERIQHAEPVIGYMHRGAEKLFEARDYRQIVMLANRHDWLSAFSNELGVVMAVERMLGMEVPERAVWMRTLLAELNRVLNHLMFLGSYPLELGGITPVFHAFREREELQNVMEEISGGRMHYMFNRVGGLKEDLPAGWTTRAREAVASVRSRMDVYDRLVLGNEIFRGRTRGVGVLSPEAVHAYGVSGPIARASGVDFDLRRDEPYLAYGELQDTLKVVTREEGDCLARFECLLEQTHNALALADACLDRLAELPQGPVNQRLPKVLKAPEGHTYAWTENPLGINGYYLVSKGEKTPYRLKLRSASYNNIQALTELLPGQLVADMVAILGSLFFVVGDIDK comes from the coding sequence ATGAGTCCCACGACGGAGACCACCACGGAGACCACGCTCGGCGTCGGCGGAGCGGCCGAGAGCACCGACATGGTGCTCAACATCGGCCCCCAGCACCCGTCCACGCACGGCGTGCTCCGCCTCCGCCTGGTCCTGGACGGCGAGCGCATCCAGCACGCGGAGCCGGTCATCGGCTATATGCACCGCGGTGCGGAGAAGCTCTTCGAGGCGCGGGACTACCGGCAGATCGTGATGCTGGCCAACCGCCACGACTGGCTCTCGGCGTTCTCGAACGAGCTGGGCGTCGTCATGGCCGTGGAGCGGATGCTCGGCATGGAGGTCCCGGAGCGCGCCGTCTGGATGCGCACGCTCCTCGCCGAGCTGAACCGTGTACTGAACCACTTGATGTTCCTCGGGTCCTACCCGCTCGAACTGGGCGGCATCACCCCGGTGTTCCACGCGTTCCGCGAGCGCGAGGAGCTCCAGAACGTGATGGAGGAGATCTCCGGCGGCCGCATGCACTACATGTTCAACCGCGTGGGCGGCCTCAAGGAGGACCTGCCCGCCGGATGGACCACCCGCGCGCGGGAGGCGGTCGCGTCGGTGCGGTCACGCATGGACGTGTACGACCGTCTGGTGCTCGGCAACGAGATCTTCCGGGGCCGTACGCGCGGCGTCGGCGTCCTCAGTCCGGAGGCGGTACACGCCTACGGAGTGAGCGGCCCCATCGCCCGCGCCTCCGGAGTCGACTTCGACCTGCGCCGCGACGAGCCGTACCTGGCGTACGGCGAGCTCCAGGACACGCTGAAGGTCGTCACGCGCGAGGAGGGCGACTGTCTGGCCCGCTTCGAGTGCCTCCTGGAGCAGACCCACAACGCGCTGGCCCTCGCGGACGCCTGCCTGGACCGGCTCGCCGAGCTCCCGCAGGGGCCGGTCAACCAGCGCCTGCCGAAGGTCCTGAAGGCGCCGGAGGGCCACACGTACGCGTGGACGGAGAACCCTCTCGGCATCAACGGCTACTACCTCGTCAGCAAGGGCGAGAAGACCCCGTACCGCCTCAAGCTGCGCTCGGCCTCGTACAACAACATCCAGGCGCTGACCGAGCTGCTTCCGGGGCAGCTGGTCGCGGACATGGTGGCGATCCTGGGGTCACTGTTCTTCGTGGTCGGCGACATCGACAAGTAG
- a CDS encoding PH domain-containing protein yields the protein MPERRLHPVTPLRRAWAPCAVLVGWAVHDPNGTQQRLSALTATTLLLGSVAVVVGGALYGFLSWWFTHFSVTDTELRIRTGLFFRRTAHIRLDRLQAVDVTRPLLARIAGVAKLKLDVVGAEKKDELAYLGEREAAELRAELLARAAGFVPEEAREVGEAPVRGLLHVQPRMLALSLLLTGAPWGALLAASLVPAFIWFGTHSLWTTLGAAVPMLGGAFASSGGRFIKEYDWTVGESPDGIRIDHGLLDKAHETVPPGRVQTVHVVQPLLWRRRGWVRVELDVAGSANSVLVPVAPRELADAVIGRVLPGVRVPDAADLVRPPARAAWCAPLWWRGYGLAVTDEVFAARHGLLKRRLSLVPHAKVQSVRLSQGPWERFKGVADVRVDTGANKTVAARLRPADEAAALLRAQADRSRTGRREAIPDRWMA from the coding sequence GTGCCCGAGCGGCGCCTGCACCCCGTCACGCCGCTGCGCCGCGCGTGGGCGCCCTGCGCGGTCCTGGTCGGCTGGGCGGTCCACGACCCGAACGGCACGCAGCAGCGCCTCTCCGCGCTGACCGCCACCACCCTGCTCCTCGGCAGCGTGGCCGTGGTCGTAGGCGGCGCGTTGTACGGCTTCCTGAGCTGGTGGTTCACGCACTTCTCCGTCACTGACACGGAGCTGCGCATCCGCACAGGACTATTCTTCCGGCGCACCGCCCACATCCGCCTGGACCGGCTCCAGGCCGTCGACGTGACACGGCCACTGCTGGCGCGCATAGCGGGGGTCGCCAAGCTCAAACTGGACGTCGTCGGTGCGGAGAAGAAGGACGAGCTGGCCTACCTGGGCGAGCGCGAAGCGGCCGAACTGCGGGCCGAACTCCTCGCGCGGGCGGCCGGTTTCGTCCCCGAGGAGGCACGCGAGGTCGGCGAGGCACCCGTGCGGGGCCTGCTGCACGTCCAGCCGCGCATGCTCGCCCTCTCCCTGCTGCTCACCGGCGCGCCCTGGGGCGCGCTCCTCGCGGCGTCCCTGGTGCCCGCCTTCATCTGGTTCGGCACCCACAGCCTGTGGACGACCCTCGGCGCCGCCGTCCCCATGCTGGGCGGCGCGTTCGCGAGCAGCGGCGGCCGCTTCATCAAGGAGTACGACTGGACGGTGGGCGAGTCCCCCGACGGCATCCGCATCGACCACGGGCTGCTCGACAAGGCCCACGAGACGGTGCCCCCCGGCCGGGTGCAGACGGTGCACGTGGTGCAGCCGTTGCTGTGGCGGCGGCGCGGCTGGGTGCGGGTGGAGCTGGACGTGGCGGGGTCGGCGAACAGCGTGCTGGTCCCGGTGGCGCCGCGCGAGCTCGCCGACGCGGTGATCGGGCGGGTCCTGCCGGGGGTGCGCGTGCCGGATGCCGCGGACCTCGTGCGGCCGCCCGCACGTGCGGCGTGGTGTGCGCCGCTGTGGTGGAGGGGGTACGGCCTCGCGGTCACCGACGAGGTCTTCGCGGCCCGCCACGGCCTGCTCAAGCGCCGCCTGTCCCTCGTCCCGCACGCGAAGGTCCAGAGCGTGCGGCTCTCCCAAGGCCCCTGGGAGCGCTTCAAGGGCGTCGCGGACGTACGGGTGGACACGGGCGCCAACAAGACGGTGGCGGCCCGGCTGCGCCCCGCGGACGAGGCGGCGGCACTCCTCCGCGCCCAGGCGGACCGCTCCCGGACGGGCCGCAGAGAGGCCATCCCTGACCGCTGGATGGCCTGA